One genomic window of Conger conger chromosome 9, fConCon1.1, whole genome shotgun sequence includes the following:
- the lrp12 gene encoding low-density lipoprotein receptor-related protein 12, whose product MACDFGWNGILLWKFLHFVVSFTIIGNAVCAQHNENVYVSGMSNACGDMAEQIRASSGVITSPGWPFEYPSRINCSWNIRASPGEIITISFQDFEIQTSHRCGSDWISIGTYKNLDGYRACGSSVPAPYISSQDHVWIKFHSDDSLTGKGFRLSYITGKSEEISCDSDQFHCANGKCVPEGWKCNTMDECGDNSDEDLCSQPNPSASFSFQPCAYNQFPCLSRYTRVYTCLPESLKCDGSIDCQDLGDEMDCDVPACGEWLRTFYGTFSSPNYPDFYPPGSNCTWLIDTGDHRKVVLRFSDFKLDGTGYGDFVKVYDGLEENPRRLLRVLTAFDSRAPVAMVSTSGQLRVHFYADKVNAARGFNATYQVDGFCLPWEIPCGGNWGCYTEPQRCDGYWHCPNGRDEANCSACQEDEFPCSRNGACYPRSDRCNYQNRCPNGSDEKNCFFCQPGNFHCRNNRCVFESWVCDAQDDCGDGSDEESCPVVVPTRVITAAVIGSLICGLLLVIALGCTCKLYSLRMFERRSFETQLSRVEAELLRREAPPSYGQLIAQGLIPPVEDFPVCSGNQASVLENLRLAVRSQLGFTSIRLPTSGRRSNIWRRLFNFTRSRRSGSLALVSADAEEGGAGSSGAQREPERTGALRGLLPVDSDDTDTESERRDVPGGAVGGLAAPLPQKTPPASAVEAIVSVSASSAPPSGDGSVPAAQGRGEAPPPEPPPPPPDPAPGRSQLSSALSRVTRSLRWVRLSLGRAGGSAPCHSPLRHLDHSGGSREDEDDVELLIPVSDAGPDSDSDSSRPLLENAQGPAPSPTLPLPAGRARFRDGPCEHCGMVHTAQVPDACLEATSKTETSDDEALLLC is encoded by the exons ATGGCCTGCGATTTTGGCTGGAATGGGATTTTGTTATGGAAATTTTTGCACTTCGTCGTCAGCTTCACTATTATTG gaaATGCAGTTTGTGCCCAGCATAACGAAAATGTGTACGTGTCAGGGATGTCGAATG CTTGCGGCGACATGGCCGAGCAGATCAGGGCTTCGAGTGGAGTCATCACCAGTCCCGGCTGGCCGTTCGAGTACCCCTCCCGAATCAACTGCAGCTGGAACATCAGGGCCAGTCCTGGAGAAATCATCACCATTAG CTTTCAGGATTTTGAGATCCAGACCTCTCACAGATGCGGGTCGGACTGGATCTCGATCGGCACGTACAAGAACCTGGACGGCTACCGAGCCTGTGGCTCCTCTGTCCCGGCCCCGTACATCTCCTCCCAGGACCACGTGTGGATCAAATTTCACTCCGACGACAGCCTCACTGGCAAGGGCTTCAGGCTGTCTTACATAACCG gGAAGTCGGAGGAGATCAGCTGCGACTCGGACCAGTTCCACTGCGCCAACGGGAAGTGCGTCCCGGAGGGCTGGAAGTGCAACACCATGGACGAGTGCGGGGACAACTCTGACGAGGACCTGTGCTCCCAGCCCAACCCGTCTGCCTCCTTCTCCTTCCAGCCCTGCGCCTACAACCAGTTCCCCTGCCTCTCCCGCTACACCCGCGTCTACACCTGCCTCCCGGAGTCGCTCAAGTGCGACGGCAGCATCGACTGCCAGGACCTGGGCGACGAGATGGACTGCGACGTGCCCGCCTGCGGGGAGTGGCTGCGCACCTTCTACGGCACCTTCAGCTCGCCCAACTACCCCGACTTCTACCCGCCGGGGAGCAACTGCACCTGGCTCATCGACACGGGCGACCACCGCAAGGTGGTGCTGCGCTTCAGCGACTTCAAGCTGGACGGCACGGGCTACGGCGACTTCGTCAAGGTGTACGACGGGCTGGAGGAGAACCCGCGCCGGCTCCTCCGCGTGCTGACGGCCTTCGACTCGCGCGCGCCCGTCGCCATGGTGTCCACCTCGGGCCAGCTCCGCGTGCACTTCTACGCCGACAAGGTCAACGCGGCACGCGGCTTCAACGCCACCTACCAGGTGGACGGCTTCTGCCTGCCCTGGGAGATCCCGTGCGGCGGGAACTGGGGCTGCTACACGGAGCCCCAGCGCTGCGACGGCTACTGGCACTGCCCCAACGGCCGGGACGAGGCCAACTGCAGCGCCTGCCAGGAGGACGAGTTCCCCTGCTCCCGCAACGGCGCCTGCTACCCGCGCTCCGACCGCTGCAACTACCAGAACCGCTGCCCCAACGGCTCGGACGAGAAGAACTGCTTCTTCTGCCAGCCCGGCAACTTCCACTGCCGGAACAACCGCTGCGTGTTCGAGAGCTGGGTGTGCGACGCGCAGGACGACTGCGGGGACGGCAGCGATGAGGAGAGCTGCCCGGTGGTGGTGCCCACGCGGGTCATCACCGCCGCCGTCATCGGCAGCCTCATCTGCGGCCTGCTGCTGGTCATCGCCCTGGGCTGCACCTGCAAGCTCTACTCCCTCAGGATGTTCGAGCGCAG GTCCTTTGAAACCCAGCTCTCCAGAGTGGAGGCGGAGCTTCTCAGAAGGGAGGCTCCACCCTCGTACGGTCAGCTGATCGCCCAGGGACTGATTCCTCCGGTGGAGGACTTCCCAGTGTGCTCAGGCAACCAG gCATCTGTCCTGGAGAACCTGAGGCTGGCGGTGCGCTCCCAGCTGGGCTTCACCTCCATCCGCCTGCCCACCTCCGGCCGGCGCAGCAACATCTGGAGACGGCTGTTCAACTTCACGCGCTCCCGCCGCTCCGGGTCCCTGGCCCTGGTGTCGGCCGACGCCGAGGAGGGGGGCGCGGGGAGCAGCGGGGCCCAGCGGGAGCCCGAGAGGACCGGGGCCCTCAGGGGCCTGCTGCCCGTCGACTCTGACGACACGGACACGGAGAGCGAGCGGCGTGACGTCCCGGGGGGGGCCGTGGGGGGCCTGGCGGCCCCGCTCCCCCAGAAGACGCCCCCGGCCTCCGCCGTGGAGGCCATCGTGTCGGTGTCGGCTAGCTCCGCCCCGCCCAGCGGCGACGGCTCGGTACCGGCGGCCCAGGGCCGCGGGGAAGCCCCGCCCCCTgagcccccgccccctcccccggaCCCCGCCCCTGGGCGGAGCCAGCTCTCCAGCGCGCTGAGCCGCGTGACCCGCAGCCTGCGCTGGGTCCGCCTCTCCCTGGGCCGGGCCGGAGGCTCCGCCCCCTGCCACAGCCCGCTCCGCCACCTGGACCACTCCGGCGGCAGCAGGGAGGACGAGGACGACGTGGAGCTGCTCATCCCTGTCTCCGACGCCGGCCCCGACAGCGACTCTGACAGCTCCCGGCCCCTGCTGGAAAacgcccaggggccggcccccagtcccaccctccccctgcccgCCGGCAGGGCCCGCTTCAGAGACGGGCCCTGTGAACACTGTGGCATGGTCCACACCGCCCAGGTCCCCGACGCCTGCCTGGAGGCCACCTCCAAAACTGAGACCAGCGACGACGAGGCGCTGCTGCTCTGTTAG